The genomic stretch TAGTCCGTCCTCAGAAGCAACCTTCCTGCTGGTCGCCTCCCGGTAGACGAGGACGGAAAGGTGAGAGAAGAGGAAGCCGGGACAGTCGTCGGAGAAATTGAGAGACTGGCTCCCTGTGCCGAAAGGGGGGGGCGGTCGATTTGCCTCCGGGCGACTACGTCCTTTTCTGCAATCTAGTGCAACTGGAAGGCAGCGAGATCGAAGCCCTTACCAAGAAGAAATGCTTTCCGCATTTTAGAGTGGAACTATGCGAGGGATTACACCGTACCCCTTGATTCCAACGTTCAGTAATGCGGACTATCTGGAGAGGCGAAGAAGAAAGGCATCGGATTTGCCGGCAGGTATAGAGAAGGTGGAACGGCCGGTCTTTCATCAAACCTCCGGTAATCTCTCCTGTTCACCAGGCGACCGGAATAAAAATATAAAGAAATAAAATAGGAGTTGACAAGCCATAATGGCTTCATGTATTAATGATAATGATTCTCAAATTCACTCTCTATTAAGAATAGTTTTAACGGCTGGCGGTCGGCAGTACCAGAACCCAGAAGCCCGGAGGAATCTTCAAATTTCCCTCCGGGCTTTTTTGTTTTAATCTACCACTCGAGGAGGCAGAACCCTATGGTCTATGAATCGATTGTCAATTGCGTCGGTCGCACGCCGCTGATCTCTCTCCGGCGGCTCTTCCCCCGGCCCGGGGTGGAGGTCATCGCCAAGCTCGAATTCTTCAATCCGGGCGGCAGTATGAAGGATCGTCCGGCGAGGTTCATCATCGAACAGGGGCTGCGGGATGGGACCATCGGATCCGGCACACACCTGGTAGAGAGCAGCTCCGGCAATCTGGGCATCGCCCTGGCGATGATCTCCCGCGTGTATGGTTTAACTTTCACCTGCGTGGTCGATCCGAAGATCACCTCTTCTAACTTGAGAATCCTCCAAAGCCTGGGGGCCCGGATCGAGATGGTTTCGGAACCGGACAACCAGGGAGGATACCTTCAAAGCCGGATCCGGCGCGTCCACGAACTGCTTGAAGCGATCCCCGGCAGCCTCTGGATCAATCAATATGCCAATCCGCGCAACTGGCAGGCACATTACTACGGAACCGGGACTGAAATCCTCTCCGATTTGGACCGGCCGATCGACCTCCTGGTCGCGGCCGTAAGCACGACAGGGACAATCATGGGGATCTCACGCCGGCTGCGTCAGGTCTTTCCGCGCCTCAGAGTCGTCGCGGTCGATGCGGTCGGGTCTGTTATCTTCGGGGCGTCTCCTGGACCGCGCGAGCTCCCCGGCATCGGGGCAAGCCGGGTGCCTGAATTGCTCCGTCCGGATGAGATTGATGAGGTGGTCTATGTCAGTGATCGGGAGTCGACGCAGGGCTGCCAGAGTCTCGCTGCCCACGAGGGCATTTTGGCCGGCGGCTCGTCCGGGTCGGTGATCGCCGCCATCGGGAAGCTCCTTCCGTCTCTCCCGCCCGCGTCTCGAGTGCTGACCCTGCTGCCGGATCGGGGCGAGCGTTACCTCGATCTGGTCTACGACAATGGTTGGATTCGAAAGCTTCCCGCTTGCGAGGCCAAACCGGTTTTGTCCTTGCCCGGCGGCGGGTCCGCCCGCCCTGAACAGAACGAGCCCGATAGAGAAATCAAGCTACTTTCACTGTAAAAGGGAGGAAGAGATGGAAAAGCAACCCACGGTTTTAAAAGCGCCTTCTATCCTGTACCTGAATCAAAGCGATATCATTCGACTCGGCGGATGCTCGTCGCATCTTTATATGGAAGCGGTTCGTCATGCCCTGATCCTGCACGCCCGGGGCGAGGTCGTTCAGCCGCTCAAGCCCTATCTCCGCTGGCGGGAGCAGGGCCACATCGCCGACCGGATCATCGCCATGCCGGCCTATCTGGGTGGGGGGCGGCCGATGGCGGGGATAAAGTGGATCGGAAGCAAACATGACAACCCCGCTCGCTTCGGCCTTTCGCGGGCGAGTGCCCTGACCCTTCTGAACGATCCGGAGACCCATTATCCGATCGCGATCCTGGAAGGGAGCCTCATCAGCGGAATGCGGACGGCGGCGGTCACCGCGCTGGCGGCGCGACATCTTGCCAAAAAAGCATTTCGTCGGGTGGCCTGCCTCGGCTGCGGCCCGATCGCCCAGATGCAACTGAAAACCCTTCTGGAGCAGTTTTCCGGAATCGAAGAGATTCATCTATTCGATCTCGTCCCTGAAGCCGCCTGGCGGCTCGTCGCGGCGCTGCGTCCGGAATCTTCAAGGGTGAAGTATCAGGTCGATCCCTCCGCCGAAGCAGCGGTGCGCGCAGGGGAGGTGGTGATCACCTGCACTGTCGCCGACCAGCCCTATCTTCACTACGACTGGCTGCAGAAGGGGGCTTTTATCAGCAATGTCTCCATCATGGATCTTCACAAAGAGGTTTTTGTCCGGGCCGACAAGGTTGTGGTCGATGACTGGGATCAGTCCAATCGCGAGAAAAAGATCATCAACCAACTGGTCCTGGAAGGGCGCTTCTCCCGCGAGCGGCTTCATGCCGAGTTGGGAGGGATTCTCGCCGGACAGAAACCCGGACGGGAATCGGACGATGAGATCATCCTGCTCAATCCGATGGGGATCGCTATCGAAGATATCGCCTGCGCGCAGGAGATCTATCAGCGGGCGTTGGCGGAGCGGGTCGGGGCCCGGTTGAGCCTGTATGGGTCTGAGTTGGAGCCGCTCCGCGGTGAAGAAAAACAGAAGGCCGGCGAGCAGGTTTCTTTAAAAACGGAGGTGCAATGAAAGGATATTCTTATAACAGGAAGAGGTGGAGTGGATCAGTCAGTCAAGGAATCGTCATCGCGGTTTGTCTCGCTTTCGCGGCAACGCCGGGTTTCAGCCAGCAGCCCGAACCGGAGGCCCGGCCTCTGGAAGAGCAGAACGGAACCTCCGGCGTGGCGGGGGAGGAGCCGATCAGAATGGAGGAGGTCGCCGTGACGGCGACGCGCAGCGAAGAGTCGATCGCCGCCATCCCGGGGGCGGTGACCGTGATCACCCGGAAGCAGATCGAAGAGCAGGCCACCCTCTCGAGGGATCCGGCGGAGGCGCTCGGCAAGTTGGTCCCGGGCCTGGCTCCCGGCAATCAGTCGCTGAGCAGTTTCGGGCAGACACTACGCGGCCGCAACGTTCTGGTCTTAATCGACGGCGTCCCCCAGATCTCGCTCCGGAATGCGTTCCGGGATCTGACCGCCATCGACCTCTCCGCCGTGGAGCGGATCGAGGTGATCCGAGGCGCCACCGCCATTTACGGCGAAGGGGCCAGCGGCGGGATCGTCAATATCATTACCCGCAGACCGGGCGAAGGAAAAACCCGCTTCACGACGGAACTCGGCGTCAATACCTCTTTAAGCCACCTCCATCTGAAAGACAGCCTCGGCGGCCGCATCCGCCAGGAGGTGTCGGGCGGACGGGGACGGTTCGACTACACACTCAGCGGATCGTTTGAGCGGACCAGCGGCTTCTTCGACGCGGAAGGGGACCGCATTCCTCCTGAACTGCTGAGCGCCCAGGGGGGGCTCTCCGATCTCAACACGTACGACCTTTTTGGAAAGTTCGGTCTTGACCTCGGCCCGCAGCGGCTTCAACTGACCGTGAACCGCTATCACGCCCGCCAGGATACCGACGATGCCACCGATCCGGCGGTGAACGCCTTCCCGCCGCGCACCGTCAAGGCGCGGGCCCGCGAGGGGCTGGTGTTGGCGGATCAGCCCGAGACGGAGAACACGGTCGTCTCCCTCGACTACGACCGGGCCGATCTCTTCGGCAGCCGCCTGCACAGCCAGCTCTTCTTCCGCGATTACCTGACCCGGTTTTTTCCATCCGATGCCCGCGCTTCTGCCCGCCTGGGGAACAGCATCATTCAATCCTGGGTGGAATCCGAAAAGATCGGAGGGCGCTTGGATATTGAGACCCCTCTTCCCCTGCCCCGGGTGACGGCGCCGACGCTGTTGTGGGGGGTGGACTACACAGATGAGGAGGCGTTCCAGCCGGTGGCCATCATGGATCCGGCCGCTTTTGACAACAGCGGCGGGTTGGTTTTCATCAAGACGGGCGAGCGGATGTGGGTCCCGCCGATGACACGGCGCAATCTCGCTCTTTTCGGACAGATGGAGTGGGCCGCCACGGAGCGGTGGCTTCTGCGGGCCGGGCTGCGCCACGAATGGATCGGGATCCGCGTCGATGAATTCACCACCCTCGAAGGCAACACTATTCCGGGGGGCGACATTGATTTCAGCGCCACCGTCTTCAACACCGGCGCGGTCTTCTACGCGACCGATCCGGTCAGCCTCTTCGTCAGCTTCTCCCAGGGGTTCTCGGTGCCCGACGTCGGCCTGATCCTCAGGAGCGCCCCTCCCGGCTTCTCTCTCGAATCCTCTCTGCTGGAGCCGATCAAAGTCGATCAGTACGAAGTGGGTGCGCGCGGGACATGGCCCCGGATACAGTCCTCCGTCTCCGCATTTCTAAGCAAATCGGATCTCGGGATCACCACCACGGGAGGGCCGACCTTGTTTAACATTACCACCGTCCGCACCCCGGAGGAGATCTGGGGGGTCGAGGGGGTGATCGACCTCCAGCCGTTCGAACGGTGGTCTCTGGGCGGGACCGCCTCCTGGATCGCGGGAGAGAACGATCCCGACCGGGACGGCAATTTCACCGATATGAACGGGTTTCGCATCCCGCCGCTGAAGCTGACCGCTTATGTCGAGCACGACACGCTGCCGCGCTTGCGTTGGCGCAACCGCCTGCAGATACTCTATGTCGGGAGCCGCGACCCCGGCTTGGGAGAGAGGGCATTCGGCGGCCGAGCGGTAAATAATTACGCCACAGCCGATTGGACCAGCAGCATGGCGGTCGGGCCGGGGGATCTCCGCTTCGGGATTGAGAACCTCTTCAACCGGCAGTACTTCACGACCGTCTCTCAACTCCTTCGGACGGGACGCAACGACAGCTTCACGGCGGCGCGGGGGGCGACCCTCCACCTCGCCTATACCATGACATACTGAAGGCCTGCAAGGGGTCAGGTTCACAGCAGGCTCTCATCAGCAGCCTTGATGAAGAGGGTGGAGTTCGCTCGATGAAAAGGGACCGGAAGGC from Candidatus Manganitrophus noduliformans encodes the following:
- the sbnA gene encoding 2,3-diaminopropionate biosynthesis protein SbnA, translated to MVYESIVNCVGRTPLISLRRLFPRPGVEVIAKLEFFNPGGSMKDRPARFIIEQGLRDGTIGSGTHLVESSSGNLGIALAMISRVYGLTFTCVVDPKITSSNLRILQSLGARIEMVSEPDNQGGYLQSRIRRVHELLEAIPGSLWINQYANPRNWQAHYYGTGTEILSDLDRPIDLLVAAVSTTGTIMGISRRLRQVFPRLRVVAVDAVGSVIFGASPGPRELPGIGASRVPELLRPDEIDEVVYVSDRESTQGCQSLAAHEGILAGGSSGSVIAAIGKLLPSLPPASRVLTLLPDRGERYLDLVYDNGWIRKLPACEAKPVLSLPGGGSARPEQNEPDREIKLLSL
- the sbnB gene encoding 2,3-diaminopropionate biosynthesis protein SbnB, giving the protein MEKQPTVLKAPSILYLNQSDIIRLGGCSSHLYMEAVRHALILHARGEVVQPLKPYLRWREQGHIADRIIAMPAYLGGGRPMAGIKWIGSKHDNPARFGLSRASALTLLNDPETHYPIAILEGSLISGMRTAAVTALAARHLAKKAFRRVACLGCGPIAQMQLKTLLEQFSGIEEIHLFDLVPEAAWRLVAALRPESSRVKYQVDPSAEAAVRAGEVVITCTVADQPYLHYDWLQKGAFISNVSIMDLHKEVFVRADKVVVDDWDQSNREKKIINQLVLEGRFSRERLHAELGGILAGQKPGRESDDEIILLNPMGIAIEDIACAQEIYQRALAERVGARLSLYGSELEPLRGEEKQKAGEQVSLKTEVQ
- a CDS encoding TonB-dependent receptor, producing the protein MKGYSYNRKRWSGSVSQGIVIAVCLAFAATPGFSQQPEPEARPLEEQNGTSGVAGEEPIRMEEVAVTATRSEESIAAIPGAVTVITRKQIEEQATLSRDPAEALGKLVPGLAPGNQSLSSFGQTLRGRNVLVLIDGVPQISLRNAFRDLTAIDLSAVERIEVIRGATAIYGEGASGGIVNIITRRPGEGKTRFTTELGVNTSLSHLHLKDSLGGRIRQEVSGGRGRFDYTLSGSFERTSGFFDAEGDRIPPELLSAQGGLSDLNTYDLFGKFGLDLGPQRLQLTVNRYHARQDTDDATDPAVNAFPPRTVKARAREGLVLADQPETENTVVSLDYDRADLFGSRLHSQLFFRDYLTRFFPSDARASARLGNSIIQSWVESEKIGGRLDIETPLPLPRVTAPTLLWGVDYTDEEAFQPVAIMDPAAFDNSGGLVFIKTGERMWVPPMTRRNLALFGQMEWAATERWLLRAGLRHEWIGIRVDEFTTLEGNTIPGGDIDFSATVFNTGAVFYATDPVSLFVSFSQGFSVPDVGLILRSAPPGFSLESSLLEPIKVDQYEVGARGTWPRIQSSVSAFLSKSDLGITTTGGPTLFNITTVRTPEEIWGVEGVIDLQPFERWSLGGTASWIAGENDPDRDGNFTDMNGFRIPPLKLTAYVEHDTLPRLRWRNRLQILYVGSRDPGLGERAFGGRAVNNYATADWTSSMAVGPGDLRFGIENLFNRQYFTTVSQLLRTGRNDSFTAARGATLHLAYTMTY